The Salinirubellus salinus genome segment ACTCGGCTTCCGCAACGCGGAGATCCTGGAGGAGAAGGCCCGCGCACTGGAGGAACTCGGCGAGGACGAACAGGCCGAGGAGGTCGCCGCGGAGGCCGAGGAGATGCGCCAGCGGGCCGAAGAGGAGTTCGTCCGCCAGCAGCGGTGACGCCGATGCTCCTCACCGAACGCGACACCCCCGAGGGCCTGCTCGTCAGCGTCTGTGACCCCGACGTGGTCGGCGAGACGTTCGAGGACGGGAAGGTGTCGCTCACCGTCGACGCCGGCTTCTACGAGGCGGACGCCACCGAGGCCGACGCCGACGCCGTCGCCGACAGTCTCGCCCGTGCGACGACGGCGAACATCGTCGGCGAGGAGAGCGTCGCCGTCGCCGTCGAGCGCGGGTTCGTCGACGAGACGAACGTGCTGGACCTCGACGGCACCCTCCACGCCCAGTACCTCCGGCTGTAGTGCCTGCCGCGGCGGCGCCACTTGAGCGCCCGTCTCTCGCTGGCCGAACGTACTTGTACGGGGGCGTCTCGTCCCCACCATGCAGATCACCGGCGTCAACCAGTACCACCTCGACGGACAGGTGGACGGCGCGTTCTACCCGACGTGGATCCCGGGCTACCCGCAGGGGACGCACGAACTCGAACTGTTCGAGATCGAGACCGACGAGGGCATCACCGGCTACGCCGCCTCCCCGAGTTTCGCGGGCGGGCTGGACTACGAGTCGCCGCTCTCGCTGTTCCTGCTGGGCGAGGACCCCCACGATGTCGAGGGGATCCTCCGGAAACTGGAGACCGTCGACCTCGTCGGCCCGCGGCCGTGGCACGTCGAGATGGCGCTGTGGGACATCATCGGCAAGGACGCGGGAAAACCGGTCCACGAACTGCTCGGCGGGTCGCGGAAGGCGGTCCCGTGCTACGCCTCCACCGGCGAGTACCAGCTCGCCGACGAGCGCATCCCGTACATCGAGGAGCGCGTCGACGACGGCTTCGAGGCGGTGAAACTCCGGGTCACCGAGGTCGAACACATCGAGATGGTGAGGGAGGTCCGCGAGGCGTTCCCCGACCTCACGCTGATGGTGGACGCGAACAAGGGGTGGGCCGTCCGCGTGATGGAGGAGGAGACGACGTGGTCGTTCGCCGACGCGGTCGAGTTCTGCCGCGGGCTGGAGGAGGTGGGGAACGTCGCGTGGCTCGAGGAGCCACTCCCCCGCCACGATTACGACGGCTACGCGCGCCTCCGACGGAAGGTCGACGTCCCCATCGCCGGTGGGGAGTTCAACAACGGCGCGTACCACTACCGCGAGTTCGCCGAACGCGACGCGCTCGACGTCTACCAGCCCGACGCGGCGCTCGCC includes the following:
- a CDS encoding DUF424 domain-containing protein is translated as MLLTERDTPEGLLVSVCDPDVVGETFEDGKVSLTVDAGFYEADATEADADAVADSLARATTANIVGEESVAVAVERGFVDETNVLDLDGTLHAQYLRL
- a CDS encoding mandelate racemase/muconate lactonizing enzyme family protein; translation: MQITGVNQYHLDGQVDGAFYPTWIPGYPQGTHELELFEIETDEGITGYAASPSFAGGLDYESPLSLFLLGEDPHDVEGILRKLETVDLVGPRPWHVEMALWDIIGKDAGKPVHELLGGSRKAVPCYASTGEYQLADERIPYIEERVDDGFEAVKLRVTEVEHIEMVREVREAFPDLTLMVDANKGWAVRVMEEETTWSFADAVEFCRGLEEVGNVAWLEEPLPRHDYDGYARLRRKVDVPIAGGEFNNGAYHYREFAERDALDVYQPDAALATGIKQATEVAALARQHGAEFVPHTWTNALGFAANLHVVTAVDSPWVEYPMEPPWTPEVWGFMLEDPDVFAHEDGRLAAPEQPGLGVEIDESVFEDAE